A genome region from Brevinematales bacterium includes the following:
- a CDS encoding 4-hydroxy-tetrahydrodipicolinate synthase codes for MFKGSFVALITPFKNGKVDYEGLEKLVEFHIQSGTHGVVPMGTTGESATVTHEEHKEIVRFVTAKVNKRIKVIAGSGSNSTAEAIELAAEAKKAGADAHLSITPYYNKPTQEGLIRHFTAISEAVDLPMVVYNVPGRTGLNMLPQTVAKLAKVRNIVALKEAAGSVKQVMEILELTGPDFTILSGEDFLNFPILAVGGRGFISVTGNIAPKKLAECWNLWEKGDIEGAKKAHYSVLPLHRNLFIETNPIPVKTAAHLMGLIDTLEFRLPLCEMAPDTLAKLKETLIAQGLIK; via the coding sequence ATGTTTAAAGGATCGTTTGTCGCGCTGATTACGCCGTTCAAAAACGGTAAAGTGGATTACGAGGGGCTTGAGAAGCTGGTGGAGTTCCATATCCAGAGCGGGACCCACGGGGTTGTGCCGATGGGCACCACCGGGGAATCGGCGACTGTCACCCACGAGGAACATAAGGAAATCGTCCGGTTTGTGACCGCGAAGGTCAATAAACGCATCAAGGTGATCGCGGGGAGCGGGTCGAACTCCACCGCCGAGGCGATCGAGCTTGCCGCCGAGGCGAAGAAGGCGGGCGCCGACGCGCACCTGTCGATCACGCCCTACTATAACAAACCCACGCAGGAAGGGCTTATCCGTCATTTTACCGCGATCTCCGAGGCGGTCGATTTGCCGATGGTGGTCTATAATGTGCCAGGGCGCACCGGGTTGAATATGCTCCCGCAGACTGTGGCGAAGCTCGCGAAAGTGCGGAATATTGTCGCGCTGAAGGAAGCTGCGGGCTCGGTGAAACAGGTCATGGAGATACTCGAACTGACGGGGCCGGACTTCACGATACTTTCCGGCGAGGATTTTCTCAACTTTCCTATTCTTGCCGTAGGCGGGCGGGGTTTTATCTCGGTCACCGGGAATATCGCCCCGAAAAAACTCGCCGAATGCTGGAATCTCTGGGAAAAGGGCGATATCGAGGGCGCGAAAAAAGCGCATTATTCGGTACTCCCGCTCCACAGGAATTTATTTATCGAGACCAATCCGATACCGGTGAAAACCGCCGCGCATCTGATGGGATTGATCGATACGCTGGAGTTCAGACTCCCGTTATG
- a CDS encoding nicotinate-nicotinamide nucleotide adenylyltransferase, giving the protein MRVGILGGAFDPPHNGHILLGRYALEQLSLERVIYIPTRIPPHKQVASDAPPELRSLLARVALCAVAPSDAKDFLIDRGFLPYDSPELRYFSTLYSGAYLARHDNRMEVSDIEIARTDETPSYTVDTVGELRRMKPDWEITIIIGEDQAATLDTWRRIGELSKIAEFAVARRDIPDTADGRHQDIRVLKEKFPYIRDFTFPKCDISSTMIRGRIRAGLPLAGMVPVCVETLLGYESIRRYF; this is encoded by the coding sequence ATGCGTGTCGGTATCCTCGGGGGCGCGTTCGACCCCCCTCATAACGGGCATATCCTGCTGGGGCGTTACGCGCTCGAGCAGCTTTCCCTCGAACGGGTGATCTATATCCCCACCCGTATCCCCCCGCATAAACAGGTTGCATCGGACGCACCGCCGGAACTGCGCTCGCTTCTCGCGCGAGTCGCGCTCTGCGCGGTAGCCCCGTCGGACGCGAAGGATTTCCTGATCGATAGGGGTTTCCTCCCTTACGATTCTCCCGAGCTCCGGTACTTTTCCACACTGTACAGCGGGGCGTACCTCGCGCGGCACGATAACCGGATGGAGGTGTCGGATATCGAGATCGCGCGGACCGACGAGACTCCCTCCTATACAGTCGATACTGTCGGGGAACTGCGGCGGATGAAGCCGGACTGGGAGATCACGATTATTATCGGGGAGGATCAGGCCGCGACCCTGGATACATGGCGGCGGATCGGTGAACTGTCGAAGATCGCGGAGTTCGCGGTGGCGCGCAGGGATATCCCGGACACGGCGGATGGGCGTCATCAGGATATACGTGTGCTGAAGGAAAAATTCCCTTATATCAGGGATTTTACGTTCCCGAAGTGCGATATTTCGTCCACGATGATACGCGGACGGATACGCGCGGGACTGCCGCTCGCCGGGATGGTTCCGGTATGTGTGGAGACCCTTCTCGGGTACGAATCTATCAGGAGATATTTTTGA
- a CDS encoding YgiQ family radical SAM protein produces the protein MFLPTTPAEVKKLGWDTLDIIIVTGDTYIDSPTIGASLIGHVLADAGYRVGIIAQPSADNPADIARLGEPRLFWGVTGGSVDSMVANYTASKKFRKSDDYTPGGQNNRRPDRASMVYTNLIRRNFKATVPIVLGGIEASLRRIAHYDFWDNSVRRSILFDSKADILLYGMAETSVLALAAALRDNTDWRGIGGLCYISKELPGGALELPSYEEVKADQEKFLRMFRDFYTNNSPGGKALAQRHNDRYLVQNPPSPPLSGDSLDKIYELGYEYEAHPYYRAMGDVRALDTVRFSVTAHRGCYGECSFCAISMHQGAAVSSRSPDSIVREVTRLSRLPGFRGVISDIGGPTANMYASYCRKHPGIHCGKRLCLYPSKCPQLETGHVEQIALLRKLRRIPGVKHIFIASGIRYDMIQGDTAHGMEYLREILAHHTSGQMKVAPEHVSPKTLALMRKPEVKKSLAEFRGLFEQSTRECGKEQFLTYYFIIGHPGSGGDEEAELARYVSNELRLNPEQAQIFTPTPSTWSSVMYHTGIDPFTGVKISVERDMKRLEERKARITGYRESRKR, from the coding sequence ATGTTCCTGCCGACCACGCCCGCCGAGGTGAAAAAACTCGGATGGGACACCCTCGACATTATTATCGTCACAGGCGACACCTATATCGACAGCCCCACTATCGGCGCGTCGCTGATCGGGCATGTGCTCGCCGACGCGGGCTACCGTGTGGGCATTATCGCTCAGCCCTCGGCAGACAACCCCGCCGATATCGCGCGTCTGGGGGAACCCAGGCTGTTCTGGGGCGTGACCGGTGGAAGCGTCGACTCGATGGTCGCGAACTATACCGCGTCGAAAAAATTCCGCAAGTCCGACGATTACACCCCCGGCGGGCAGAACAACCGCCGACCCGACCGCGCGTCGATGGTCTATACCAACCTTATCCGCCGGAATTTCAAGGCGACAGTCCCTATCGTCCTCGGAGGTATCGAGGCGAGCCTCCGGCGTATCGCGCATTACGACTTCTGGGACAATTCCGTCCGACGCTCCATCCTATTCGACTCCAAGGCGGATATCCTGCTGTACGGGATGGCCGAGACATCGGTGCTCGCCCTCGCGGCGGCGCTACGGGATAACACCGATTGGCGCGGTATCGGCGGGCTTTGCTATATATCGAAGGAACTCCCCGGCGGCGCGCTCGAACTCCCGTCCTACGAGGAGGTCAAGGCCGATCAGGAAAAATTTCTGCGGATGTTCCGCGATTTCTATACGAACAACTCCCCCGGCGGCAAAGCCCTCGCCCAGCGGCATAACGACCGTTACCTCGTGCAGAATCCCCCGTCCCCGCCGCTGTCCGGCGATTCCCTCGATAAAATCTACGAGCTCGGCTACGAGTACGAGGCGCACCCGTACTACCGCGCGATGGGCGATGTGCGCGCGCTCGACACGGTACGTTTTTCGGTCACCGCGCACCGGGGATGCTACGGCGAGTGCTCGTTCTGCGCTATATCGATGCACCAGGGCGCGGCGGTATCGTCGCGAAGCCCCGACTCGATAGTCCGCGAGGTCACCCGTCTCAGCCGCCTGCCGGGATTCCGCGGGGTGATCAGCGATATCGGCGGGCCGACCGCGAACATGTACGCCTCGTACTGCCGGAAACACCCGGGCATCCACTGCGGGAAGCGGCTCTGCCTGTACCCGTCGAAATGCCCCCAGCTCGAAACCGGACACGTCGAGCAAATCGCACTTCTGCGGAAACTCCGCAGGATACCCGGCGTTAAGCATATCTTTATCGCGTCGGGAATCCGTTACGATATGATACAGGGCGACACCGCGCACGGGATGGAATACCTGCGGGAAATCCTCGCGCATCACACGTCGGGGCAGATGAAGGTCGCGCCGGAGCATGTCAGCCCGAAGACGCTCGCGCTGATGCGAAAGCCGGAAGTGAAAAAGAGCCTAGCGGAGTTCCGCGGGCTGTTCGAGCAGTCGACCCGCGAGTGCGGGAAGGAGCAGTTTCTGACCTACTACTTTATCATCGGGCATCCGGGAAGCGGCGGAGACGAAGAAGCCGAACTCGCACGGTATGTATCGAACGAACTGCGACTCAACCCGGAGCAGGCGCAGATATTCACCCCGACCCCATCGACATGGTCGAGCGTGATGTACCATACAGGGATAGACCCGTTCACGGGGGTAAAAATTTCCGTCGAGCGGGATATGAAGCGGCTGGAGGAGAGGAAAGCGAGGATAACGGGCTATCGAGAGAGCAGAAAAAGGTAG
- a CDS encoding GxxExxY protein yields MKDINELSHEIIGYAIELHKNLGPGLLESLYEKAMIYELKTNNVKFVSQPVIPVFYKNHKIGEHRLDLLIEDTIIVELKSVERHDPVFEAQLLSYLKIADKKLGLLINFNTRLLKDGIIRMIL; encoded by the coding sequence ATGAAAGATATCAATGAGCTTAGCCATGAAATTATCGGATATGCCATCGAATTACATAAAAATCTCGGTCCCGGTTTATTAGAATCACTTTACGAGAAAGCTATGATTTACGAGTTAAAAACAAACAACGTCAAGTTTGTTTCTCAACCTGTCATTCCCGTGTTTTATAAAAACCATAAAATCGGCGAACACAGATTAGACCTTCTAATCGAAGATACTATCATTGTAGAATTAAAATCAGTCGAACGCCACGACCCGGTTTTTGAGGCTCAACTATTATCTTACCTGAAGATTGCCGATAAAAAACTCGGGCTTCTTATTAATTTCAACACGCGTCTGCTCAAAGACGGAATCATCCGAATGATTTTATAA
- a CDS encoding acetylornithine/succinylornithine family transaminase — MSDFMKDADDNLIPFIKRQPAAFVRAKDHYLYDEAGNRYIDFTAGIAVVNLGHCNERVNEAVKRQIDAIQHISNIYVIPQQAELAKLIAARSFPGKTFFLNSGAEANETALKVARYAALKKSPGKTKLLALEGSFHGRTIATITLTGQPKYRKGFEPLLADIEHIEFNNIDSLRSKFDDTVAAVFIETVQVEGGVRIMTPEFVAELKTLAKKHDAYIIVDEVQTGIGRTGKMFGYQWYKLEPDMITMAKALGNGIPIGAAHIRDEVSAMVSPGLHMSTFGGNYTACAAGIAVLHEMSERVLERVAEMSEYIHSKAYELQSNYPEKVGEVRIRGLIVGIDMNGIDVGDVIAKLLERRICVLRCGENTLRLVPPFTIGEADVDELFAALGEILK; from the coding sequence ATGAGCGACTTTATGAAGGACGCCGACGACAACCTGATCCCGTTTATCAAACGGCAGCCCGCGGCGTTTGTCAGGGCGAAAGACCATTACCTGTACGACGAGGCCGGTAATCGCTATATCGATTTTACCGCCGGTATCGCGGTCGTCAATCTCGGGCACTGTAACGAGCGCGTCAACGAGGCGGTCAAGCGCCAGATCGACGCGATCCAGCATATATCGAATATCTATGTCATCCCCCAGCAGGCGGAGCTTGCGAAGCTGATCGCCGCGCGGTCGTTCCCCGGCAAGACGTTCTTCCTGAACAGCGGCGCTGAGGCGAACGAGACCGCGCTCAAGGTGGCGAGGTACGCCGCGCTCAAGAAATCGCCGGGTAAGACGAAGCTCCTCGCGCTCGAAGGGTCGTTCCACGGCAGGACGATCGCGACCATCACGCTCACCGGCCAGCCCAAGTACCGGAAGGGTTTCGAACCGCTCCTCGCGGATATCGAGCATATCGAGTTCAATAACATCGACTCCCTGCGGTCGAAGTTCGACGATACGGTTGCGGCGGTGTTTATCGAGACCGTGCAGGTAGAGGGCGGGGTGCGGATAATGACCCCGGAGTTTGTCGCGGAGCTGAAGACTCTCGCGAAGAAGCACGACGCATATATTATTGTCGACGAGGTCCAGACGGGGATCGGGCGGACGGGTAAAATGTTCGGATACCAGTGGTACAAGCTCGAGCCGGATATGATCACGATGGCGAAGGCGCTCGGTAACGGTATTCCTATCGGCGCGGCGCATATCCGTGACGAGGTCTCCGCGATGGTATCGCCCGGCCTGCATATGTCCACGTTCGGCGGGAACTACACCGCCTGCGCCGCAGGTATCGCGGTGTTGCACGAGATGAGCGAACGGGTGCTCGAAAGGGTGGCGGAGATGTCGGAGTATATCCATTCGAAGGCGTATGAGCTCCAGTCGAACTATCCCGAAAAGGTGGGCGAGGTCAGGATTCGGGGGTTGATCGTCGGGATAGATATGAACGGTATCGACGTAGGGGATGTGATCGCGAAGCTGCTCGAACGGAGGATATGCGTCCTGCGGTGCGGGGAGAATACGCTCCGGCTCGTGCCGCCGTTCACTATCGGCGAGGCCGATGTCGACGAATTATTCGCCGCCCTCGGGGAGATATTAAAATAG